Proteins from a genomic interval of Dunckerocampus dactyliophorus isolate RoL2022-P2 chromosome 5, RoL_Ddac_1.1, whole genome shotgun sequence:
- the rag2 gene encoding V(D)J recombination-activating protein 2, whose amino-acid sequence MSLQPLNPVNCEGLLQPGCSLLQLDGEVLLFGQKGWPKRSCPTGVFAVRFKHGELRLRAISFSNDSNYLPPLRCPAVCRLDPHDGLPESYLIHGGRTPNNEMSPSLYVLSVDSRGCNRKLTLRCKEEELVGEVPNARYGHTISVVQSRGKTAYVVFGGRSYMPAKERTSENWNSVTDCPPQVFLFDLEFSCCSAHTFPELSEGQSFHVALAREDRVYFLGGHSLKSDSRPPQLFCLHVELLQGSPLLSCDNLDLGLSISSAIIARTGPSHKYIILGGYQSNSQKRMECNTVILDEKGINIEPLDAPKWTPDIVHSRTWYGGAAGERSMLLAVPTEGRSCQTDMHYFYLVNFQKEVEGEDEQQACSQELTDYDNSTPLEDSEELYFGREPHELEDDSEGEGDKYNEKDEEDESQSGYWIKCCRGCQLDPNTWEPYYSTELHRPAMIFCSKGKAGHWVHAQCMELSETLLLKLSQGNKKYFCLEHGGLPHQEMTPPRKVMPLQRTPLKVKHRKSHTGRKIPHLKKSVFRTLFD is encoded by the coding sequence ATGAGTCTGCAACCATTAAATCCAGTGAACTGTGAAGGCCTTCTGCAACCTGGTTGTTCACTGCTGCAGCTGGATGGCGAAGTTCTCCTGTTCGGCCAGAAAGGCTGGCCCAAGCGCTCTTGTCCAACAGGAGTATTTGCTGTCCGCTTTAAACATGGAGAGCTCAGGTTGAGAGCCATCTCTTTCTCCAATGATTCCAATTATCTTCCTCCTCTGCGTTGCCCAGCTGTTTGCCGCCTCGATCCTCATGACGGGCTTCCAGAGAGTTATCTCATCCACGGTGGCCGCACCCCTAATAATGAAATGTCACCAAGCCTTTATGTTCTTAGCGTGGATAGCCGTGGTTGCAATCGCAAACTGACCCTACGGTGTAAAGAGGAAGAACTGGTAGGAGAAGTACCCAATGCTAGATACGGCCACACAATCAGTGTCGTTCAAAGCAGAGGGAAGACGGCCTATGTGGTATTCGGTGGACGGTCTTACATGCCCGCAAAAGAGCGGACCTCGGAGAACTGGAATAGTGTCACTGATTGTCCTCCTCAGGTGTTCTTGTTCGACCTCGAGTTTAGTTGCTGTTCTGCTCACACTTTTCCAGAGCTCAGTGAGGGACAGTCTttccatgtggccctcgctagGGAGGACCGTGTCTACTTCCTTGGCGGTCACTCTTTGAAATCTGACAGCCGCCCTCCTCAGCTCTTTTGCTTGCATGTCGAGCTCCTGCAAGGTAGTCCATTATTGTCCTGTGACAACCTTGACTTGGGTCTATCCATCTCAAGTGCCATAATTGCCCGCACAGGACCTTCTCACAAATACATTATATTGGGAGGGTATCAGTCAAACTCTCAGAAAAGAATGGAATGCAACACCGTCATTCTGGATGAGAAAGGAATTAACATTGAACCTCTCGACGCACCAAAATGGACCCCGGATATTGTTCATAGTCGAACTTGGTATGGTGGCGCTGCAGGGGAACGAAGCATGTTGCTAGCTGTACCGACTGAGGGGAGGTCATGCCAAACAGACATGCATTACTTCTATCTAGTGAACTTTCAGAAAGAGGTAGAAGGTGAAGATGAACAGCAGGCCTGCAGTCAAGAGCTGACAGATTATGACAACTCCACTCCTCTTGAAGATTCAGAAGAGCTCTACTTTGGCCGTGAGCCTCATGAGCTGGAGGACGATAGTGAGGGAGAAGGTGATAAATACAATGAGAAAGATGAGGAGGATGAGTCACAATCAGGCTACTGGATCAAATGCTGCCGTGGTTGTCAGCTGGACCCCAATACATGGGAGCCATATTATTCCACTGAGCTCCACCGGCCAGCCATGATCTTCTGCTCTAAGGGAAAGGCAGGACATTGGGTCCACGCCCAGTGCATGGAGCTGTCTGAGACGCTGCTGCTCAAGCTCTCTCAGGGCAATAAAAAATACTTCTGCCTTGAACATGGTGGTCTTCCTCACCAGGAGATGACCCCACCTCGAAAGGTCATGCCCCTGCAGCGCACCCCACTTAAAGTTAAACACAGGAAATCTCATACAGGACGCAAGATTCCGCATctcaaaaaaagtgttttcagaaCACTTTTTGACTAA